A segment of the Candidatus Poribacteria bacterium genome:
TGTTAACTTCGATCCGCTCAAGATTGATCAACCCAAGGAGATGACGATCGAATTCTGGTTCAAACCGGACGAGAAAATTGAAGGTGGCGGCAGGATTGATCTGCTTTATCGTTTGAATGGTGGTGGGCGGCCTCATATTACATTCAACCGTGGTGGCATTTTATTCGGGTACTACTTTGCGACGCAAGGTGTGGAATTACCGATACACACGAATTATAAGGCGTTTGAACCGGAATGGTACTACTTCGTCGGGACGCAAACCAAAAAGACTGGGTGGATGTATATTAACGGGGAGCTTGATAACGAAACGGAAGCCGGTGGAGATGCCCGCATGGATTTCGGTACCGAAGGTATGTGTATCGCAGCGAGTCAGGGTAACGCCAACTTCTTCAACGGTATGATTGACGAATTTAAGATGTGGAGTGTCGCGTTTACTGCTGACGATGTCAAAGATAGTATGGAAAAAACCCTTGCGGTGCAAGCGGAAGGTAAGTTGACAACGACGTGGGGTAAGCTTAAATCCGGTTCTGATGGAATCAGGTTTTAAGCGTCTTACCAAACATGTCTACCGAATTAATGAGATATGGAGCGGACGGGTTGCTGAGCGACCCTCCGCATCCACACA
Coding sequences within it:
- a CDS encoding LamG domain-containing protein → MKKLAYLMTAVAFLMSCVLAHAVDPDKDLLIYLPFDEGKGNTTEDVSPNGFVGDIKNAKWVEGVSGQALQFKGGSVNFDPLKIDQPKEMTIEFWFKPDEKIEGGGRIDLLYRLNGGGRPHITFNRGGILFGYYFATQGVELPIHTNYKAFEPEWYYFVGTQTKKTGWMYINGELDNETEAGGDARMDFGTEGMCIAASQGNANFFNGMIDEFKMWSVAFTADDVKDSMEKTLAVQAEGKLTTTWGKLKSGSDGIRF